A DNA window from Gigantopelta aegis isolate Gae_Host chromosome 4, Gae_host_genome, whole genome shotgun sequence contains the following coding sequences:
- the LOC121370238 gene encoding whey acidic protein-like: MTDLTVVVAVLMMGATEFRPPGSECRHGEAVLRSSRQVFTCRVNRDCPLNTTCTSSSVNKCCWSPPVATNSSQSYFKTGACPARSQRIRCGIDCDTDSDCPNEDKCCSHECGRSCLRPVSRPTDPCSTKYMNCTCIKNTARALNKNVP, encoded by the exons ATGACGGACTTGACCGTTGTGGTAGCAGTACTCATGATGGGTGCTACCG AGTTCCGGCCTCCAGGGAGCGAGTGTCGGCATGGTGAGGCCGTGCTGAGGTCGAGTCGTCAGGTGTTCACGTGCCGCGTCAACCGGGACTGTCCCCTCAACACCACCTGCACCAGCAGCAGCGTCAATAAGTGCTGCTGGTCGCCGCCAG TTGCCACAAACAGCAGTCAGTCGTACTTTAAGACTGGGGCCTGTCCGGCCAGAAGCCAGCGAATCCGATGCGGTATAGACTGTGACACGGACTCGGACTGCCCTAACGAGGACAAGTGCTGCTCGCACGAGTGTGGAAGATCCTGTCTCAGACCTGTCTCCCGACCAACTGATCCGTGTTCTACCAAG TACATGAACTGCACGTGCATTAAGAATACTGCACGGGCCTTAAACAAGAATGTACCCTGA